The following coding sequences are from one Dermacentor andersoni chromosome 5, qqDerAnde1_hic_scaffold, whole genome shotgun sequence window:
- the LOC140218373 gene encoding uncharacterized protein → MFCFEKANIDGLSSALLIPDTIESIQGVKVSGKEALLIALRRLAYPNRWSDLEDVFGRHTSVMSSIVASVFGHIETTFGHLLSLTNHRWLNLANIALFSQAVHDRGAPLTNCWGFVDGTARPICRPTYNQRMYFSGHKREHVVKYQAIMCANGIVCDLAGPYLGHRHDAGILRESGLYEKLLQLMQGNTFTIYGDPAYPLRPLLMRPYAGARLNEQQQEFNTAMSTVRQSVEWGFGKTISLFAFLDYKKNQKVFLQNVPQMYKVATILTNCHTCLYGNQVAMFFHLRPPPLKEYLVLCNS, encoded by the exons ATGTTCTGTTTTGAGAAGGCAAACATTGATGGATTGTCATCTGCTCTCTTAATTCCCGATACGATTGAGAGCATTCAGGGAGTAAAAGTATCCGGTAAAGAAGCTCTCCTGATTGCCCTCCGGCGACTCGCATATCCTAATAGGTGGAGCGATTTAGAAGACGTTTTCGGACGACATACCTCCGTGATGTCCAGCATAGTTGCCTCTGTCTTTGGCCACATTGAGACGACCTTCGGTCACCTCCTGTCCTTGACAAATCATCGTTGGCTGAACCTCGCCAACATCGCTCTGTTTTCCCAG GCTGTGCATGATCGAGGTGCGCCTTTGACTAATTGCTGGGGTTTCGTCGATGGAACTGCCCGACCGATCTGCCGACCAACGTACAACCAGCGAATGTACTTCTCCGGGCACAAACGGGAGCACGTTGTCAAATATCAGGCCATTATGTGTGCCAACGGCATCGTCTGCGACCTTGCAGGCCCATATTTAGGCCACAGGCATGATGCAG GAATACTTCGGGAAAGCGGGCTGTATGAGAAGCTTCTCCAGTTGATGCAGGGCAATACATTCACTATATACGGTGATCCTGCGTACCCCCTCCGCCCTCTGCTCATGCGGCCATATGCTGGTGCACGTCTGAATGAACAGCAGCAAGAATTTAATACTGCCATGAGCACTGTAAGGCAGTCAGTAGAATGGGGATTCGGCAAGACGATCAGTCTGTTTGCCTTCTTGGACTACAAAAAAAATCAGAAAGTCTTTCTCCAGAATGTGCCACAAATGTACAAAGTAGCAACGATTTTAACCAACTGCCACACTTGCCTTTATGGCAACCAAGTGGCAATGTTCTTTCACCTTCGTCCTCCTCCTCTGAAAGAATACCTTGTGTTATGTAACAGCTGA